DNA sequence from the Stenotrophomonas sp. 24(2023) genome:
CGGGGACAATAGCGTCCCGCCGCCCCCACGCCCCCGCATTCGATGAACGCTACCGCTGCCCCGCATCCTGCCCGCATCCTTGATGGCCGCCGCATTGCCGAGGATCTGCTCGACAGCCTGAAGGTGCGGGTTGACGCGCGCGTGGCCGCCGGCGGCAGCCGCCCCGGCCTGGCCGTGGTGCTGGTGGGCGGTGACCCGGCCTCGACCGTGTACGTGCGCAACAAGCGCCGCGCGGCTGAAAAGGTCGGCATCGAAGCACACGATTACGACCTGCCGGCCGGCACCACCGAAGCTGAGCTGCTCGACCTGATCGACCGGCTCAATGCCGATCCGAAGATCAACGGCATCCTGATCCAGCTGCCGCTGCCGGGTATTCCCGATGCGCGCCGCCTGATCCAGCGCATCGACCCGCGCAAGGACGTGGACGGCTTCCACCCGGAAAACGTCGGCCATCTGGCCCTGCGTGAATTCGGCCTGCGCCCCTGCACCCCGCGCGGCATCACCACGTTGCTGGGGCACACCGACCAGCCGGTGCGCGGCCGCAACGCGACCATCGTCGGCGTGAGCAACCACGTGGGCCGACCGATGGGCCTGGAACTGCTGATTGCCGGCTGCACCGTGACCAGCTGCCACAAGTTCACCCCCAAGGACGTGCTGGAACAGGCCGTGCGCAACGCCGACATCCTGGTGGTGGCCGTGGGCCGCCCGGGCATCGTGCCGGGTGAGTGGGTCAAGCCGGGCGCGGTGGTGATCGACGTGGGCATCAACCGCCTGGACGACGGCCGCCTGGTGGGCGACGTCGGCTTCGAGGCGGCGGCCCAGCGCGCCAGCTGGATCACCCCGGTGCCGGGCGGCGTGGGCCCGATGACCGTGGCCACGCTGATGCAGAACACCCTGGAAGCGGCGGAAGCCCTGAGCTGACCCGCCCCTGTTGGGGTGCGGGCGTCTGGCGGCGGTGCCAACCAAGGTTGGCATCTACCAAGGCGGTTTCCGGGTGGTTCCAACGACTCGCATGACCCGCTTCTGGTAGTCGCCAACCTTGGTTGGCGCGTGGAGGGAGCGGCCATTGCCCCGGATGGGGTACGGACGCCTGGTGGCGTTGCCAACCAAGGTTGGCATCTACCAAGGCGGTTCCTGCGTTGTGGCG
Encoded proteins:
- the folD gene encoding bifunctional methylenetetrahydrofolate dehydrogenase/methenyltetrahydrofolate cyclohydrolase FolD — encoded protein: MNATAAPHPARILDGRRIAEDLLDSLKVRVDARVAAGGSRPGLAVVLVGGDPASTVYVRNKRRAAEKVGIEAHDYDLPAGTTEAELLDLIDRLNADPKINGILIQLPLPGIPDARRLIQRIDPRKDVDGFHPENVGHLALREFGLRPCTPRGITTLLGHTDQPVRGRNATIVGVSNHVGRPMGLELLIAGCTVTSCHKFTPKDVLEQAVRNADILVVAVGRPGIVPGEWVKPGAVVIDVGINRLDDGRLVGDVGFEAAAQRASWITPVPGGVGPMTVATLMQNTLEAAEALS